The proteins below are encoded in one region of Akkermansiaceae bacterium:
- the leuB gene encoding 3-isopropylmalate dehydrogenase has protein sequence MSTTYKISVLAGDGIGPEVMDASMLVLDAVSEKFAITFEKDVQLVGGAAIDATGCPLPGETVASCEKADAILFGSVGGPKWEKLPPDQQPERGALLPLRKKFNLFANLRPGVCLPSLTHASPVKNELIPNGFDVLCVRELTGGIYFGQPKGISVVDGEPVAVDTMVYKKSEIIRIAHIAFNAAMARNKRLCSVDKANVLQNSVLWRETVIEVSREYPEVTLSHLYVDNAAMQLIKQPGSFDVLVTGNLFGDILSDEMAMISGSLGMLPSASLGNKNDNGLYFGMYEPSGGSAPDIAGQGIANPIAQILSAAMMLRYSLGENDAADAIEAAVNMAIDSGLRTGDLFTGKVGETKVGTVAMAEAIANAI, from the coding sequence ATGTCAACGACCTATAAGATCTCCGTACTCGCCGGCGACGGCATTGGCCCTGAAGTCATGGACGCCTCCATGCTTGTGCTCGACGCAGTCAGCGAGAAGTTTGCCATCACCTTTGAAAAAGACGTCCAGCTCGTCGGGGGCGCCGCCATCGATGCCACAGGTTGCCCGCTTCCTGGGGAAACGGTTGCCTCCTGCGAAAAGGCCGACGCCATTCTCTTTGGCTCGGTGGGTGGTCCTAAATGGGAAAAACTCCCGCCCGATCAACAGCCCGAGCGTGGCGCGCTACTTCCACTGCGCAAAAAGTTCAACCTCTTTGCCAACCTTCGCCCGGGTGTCTGCCTGCCCTCGCTGACCCATGCGTCACCGGTCAAAAACGAACTCATCCCGAATGGTTTCGACGTCCTCTGCGTGCGCGAGCTCACCGGCGGTATCTATTTTGGCCAACCCAAAGGCATCAGTGTGGTGGATGGCGAACCCGTTGCCGTCGATACCATGGTCTACAAAAAAAGTGAGATCATCCGCATCGCCCACATCGCCTTCAACGCCGCCATGGCTCGCAACAAACGTCTTTGCTCGGTCGACAAAGCCAACGTCCTGCAAAACTCCGTCCTGTGGCGCGAAACGGTCATTGAAGTCTCCAGGGAATACCCGGAGGTCACACTCTCCCACCTCTACGTCGACAACGCAGCCATGCAGCTCATCAAGCAGCCCGGCTCGTTTGATGTGCTGGTCACCGGCAACCTCTTTGGCGACATTCTTTCTGATGAAATGGCGATGATCTCCGGCTCCCTTGGTATGCTGCCGAGCGCCTCATTAGGCAATAAAAACGACAACGGCCTCTACTTCGGTATGTATGAACCCTCGGGGGGATCCGCTCCCGACATTGCAGGTCAAGGCATTGCCAACCCGATTGCCCAGATCCTTTCCGCCGCCATGATGCTGCGCTATTCGCTCGGTGAAAACGACGCTGCCGATGCCATCGAAGCCGCGGTCAACATGGCGATTGATTCAGGACTCCGCACCGGTGACCTGTTTACCGGTAAAGTAGGTGAAACCAAGGTGGGCACCGTGGCAATGGCTGAGGCGATTGCGAATGCGATCTAG
- a CDS encoding calcium/sodium antiporter, translated as MHFLWLTGGLVCLYYGAEWLVKGASEIALRLGISPLVVGLTVVAFGTSMPELLVCLKANSPEVIATPAGWFGFQIEASQESPDMALGNIVGSNIFNIALILGVAALIRPVVIHSQLILRELPILLVSSIVFAVMMMDKHLSRWEGGVLFVGILVYIAASVRLSKNSRHIVGADEFEEFEKKEIEQAKKGGLRILTDLGFILLGIVTLVVGADWLVDHGEKIAEWFGVPDVIISLTLFALGTSLPELATSVVAALKRQGDIITGNAIGSCIFNLLAVIGITAGVKPINGDAISWIDLGVMLGLTVIIIPLMWSRMRLSRIEGGLLVGVAFAYSLVVVLLQR; from the coding sequence ATGCATTTTCTCTGGCTGACCGGTGGTCTGGTATGTCTCTATTATGGAGCCGAGTGGCTGGTGAAGGGGGCTTCTGAGATTGCGCTACGACTGGGCATTTCCCCCCTGGTTGTCGGGCTGACAGTGGTGGCGTTCGGGACAAGTATGCCGGAGCTACTGGTTTGCCTGAAGGCAAACTCACCCGAGGTGATTGCAACTCCTGCGGGATGGTTCGGATTTCAAATCGAAGCCAGCCAGGAGAGTCCGGATATGGCGCTGGGGAATATTGTGGGGTCGAATATCTTTAATATCGCGCTGATTCTTGGAGTAGCGGCATTGATCCGCCCGGTGGTCATCCACTCCCAACTGATCCTGCGTGAGCTACCCATCCTGCTGGTGAGCTCGATCGTATTTGCTGTGATGATGATGGATAAACATCTCAGCCGATGGGAAGGGGGAGTCCTTTTTGTAGGTATCCTGGTTTACATCGCAGCCAGTGTCAGGCTTTCCAAGAACTCGAGGCACATAGTGGGAGCTGACGAATTCGAGGAGTTTGAGAAAAAGGAGATCGAGCAAGCGAAAAAAGGAGGCCTCCGGATACTCACCGACCTGGGATTCATTCTGCTTGGCATCGTGACCCTCGTGGTGGGCGCCGACTGGCTGGTGGACCACGGAGAGAAAATCGCCGAGTGGTTCGGCGTGCCCGATGTCATTATTTCGCTGACCTTGTTTGCGCTGGGGACATCGCTCCCTGAGTTGGCAACCTCCGTTGTTGCTGCCCTCAAGCGCCAGGGGGATATCATCACCGGTAATGCCATCGGCTCCTGTATTTTCAATCTGCTCGCCGTCATCGGGATTACCGCCGGGGTCAAACCGATCAATGGCGATGCAATCTCATGGATCGATCTTGGTGTGATGCTGGGACTGACTGTCATTATCATCCCGTTGATGTGGTCCCGGATGAGGCTCTCACGTATTGAAGGCGGGTTGCTGGTAGGTGTGGCCTTTGCCTATTCGCTTGTGGTGGTCTTGTTGCAGAGATAG
- a CDS encoding PEP-CTERM sorting domain-containing protein (PEP-CTERM proteins occur, often in large numbers, in the proteomes of bacteria that also encode an exosortase, a predicted intramembrane cysteine proteinase. The presence of a PEP-CTERM domain at a protein's C-terminus predicts cleavage within the sorting domain, followed by covalent anchoring to some some component of the (usually Gram-negative) cell surface. Many PEP-CTERM proteins exhibit an unusual sequence composition that includes large numbers of potential glycosylation sites. Expression of one such protein has been shown restore the ability of a bacterium to form floc, a type of biofilm.) has translation MAGLIAASVTLLTTPSKALNIELDYSYDAGTDHFFETNERAKSALEKAAADISALINTTLAPVQETYTGSDGFTSVTFDWDYLFINPTDGTQESISNPSLAANTVKIFVGVRELAGVTLASGGPAGVQLGISASNISPTYLQNAIDEAVVNSNNGIGRGAGPVIQNINGTTLFGGYPGSYNLDIGAGIGNLWFDVDTDNKKGKDSDSTLESFWHFDHTTPVDAGKYDLYSVALHEMLHVVGLGTSTTWDDQISGATNWTGSHVINLYGTGNGLIESGSGHVADGTMSTRLDNGSSQTAVVVPFIGMGERRLLTELDAAFLRDLGYSTVPESSSTILILSATVFLFLRRNKQPVGRPI, from the coding sequence GTGGCGGGGTTGATCGCTGCTTCAGTAACCTTACTTACTACGCCATCAAAAGCACTCAACATCGAGCTGGACTATAGCTACGATGCGGGAACCGATCATTTTTTTGAAACCAATGAACGGGCAAAGTCGGCTTTGGAAAAGGCGGCGGCAGATATCAGTGCCCTTATCAACACGACATTGGCACCGGTTCAGGAAACCTATACGGGCTCTGATGGTTTTACCTCGGTGACCTTCGACTGGGATTACCTCTTCATTAATCCCACTGACGGAACCCAGGAGTCAATTTCGAACCCTTCCCTGGCCGCCAACACAGTCAAAATTTTTGTGGGCGTCCGCGAACTGGCTGGGGTCACTTTGGCATCCGGAGGCCCAGCGGGCGTGCAGTTAGGCATTTCCGCTTCCAACATCTCACCCACCTACCTGCAAAACGCCATTGATGAAGCCGTTGTCAATTCAAACAACGGGATCGGTCGTGGCGCTGGCCCAGTCATTCAAAATATCAACGGAACCACATTGTTCGGAGGTTATCCCGGAAGCTACAACCTCGATATTGGCGCCGGCATCGGCAACCTGTGGTTCGACGTGGACACTGACAACAAAAAAGGCAAAGACAGTGACAGCACATTGGAAAGTTTTTGGCACTTTGATCACACCACGCCAGTGGACGCGGGAAAATACGATTTATACTCGGTCGCTTTGCACGAAATGCTTCACGTTGTTGGACTAGGCACTTCCACTACTTGGGACGATCAAATCAGCGGAGCGACCAACTGGACAGGCAGCCACGTCATCAACCTTTACGGCACAGGCAACGGATTGATCGAATCTGGCAGTGGCCACGTCGCCGATGGAACCATGAGCACCCGCCTGGACAACGGGTCCTCACAAACTGCCGTTGTAGTGCCGTTCATCGGCATGGGGGAACGCCGTTTACTGACCGAACTGGATGCCGCATTCCTAAGGGACCTCGGCTACAGTACCGTCCCTGAATCATCCTCTACGATACTCATTCTATCGGCCACCGTTTTCCTTTTTCTTAGGAGAAACAAACAACCAGTTGGCCGACCCATTTAG